A stretch of the uncultured Desulfobacter sp. genome encodes the following:
- the rimO gene encoding 30S ribosomal protein S12 methylthiotransferase RimO, with protein MKIYLESLGCSRNQVDSEIMLGRLTAAGHQVITDPAQAGAIIVNTCGFISTASQEAVDVILEMAEFKTIGVCRRLVVTGCLVQRYKDDPDLLASLPEVDAFLGTAACDDIVNAVEDVGKDTFALFPKPNTRLVNTPVQARELLYEKTAYIKVSEGCSRHCTYCIIPNLRGSQRSRSVELICKEASMLLDKGVKEVILTAENTTDYGLDLDGPDFHTVLEKTSETMAQKDPAAWLRFLYTHPCTLDERIIKAVQIHDNICSYYDVPIQHAHDKVLKRMGRPYTRQDLARLFSTIRQLDPDAVLRTTVIVGFPGETDEQFNDLLAFIEEVAFDHLGVFTYSDSQDLPSHGLSDHIPEDVAELRHDTIMAAQAKISEKRNVRHVGRVYPVLVEENPEEGVYIGRTPFQAPEVDGVTFIYSDGLDTGSLVQVKITDAFEYDIAGEMV; from the coding sequence ATGAAAATTTACCTTGAAAGCCTGGGATGTTCCAGAAACCAGGTGGACAGTGAGATCATGCTTGGCCGGCTGACTGCAGCCGGCCATCAGGTCATCACTGACCCGGCTCAGGCTGGAGCGATTATCGTAAATACCTGCGGGTTTATCTCAACCGCCTCCCAGGAGGCGGTTGATGTTATTTTGGAGATGGCGGAATTTAAAACCATCGGTGTGTGTCGGCGGCTGGTTGTCACCGGTTGTCTTGTCCAGCGATATAAAGATGATCCGGATCTTTTGGCCAGTCTGCCGGAAGTGGATGCGTTTTTAGGCACAGCCGCCTGTGATGATATTGTAAACGCCGTGGAAGATGTCGGTAAGGACACATTTGCCCTGTTCCCCAAGCCCAACACTCGACTGGTGAACACCCCTGTGCAGGCCCGTGAGCTCCTTTATGAAAAAACCGCCTACATCAAAGTGTCCGAAGGGTGCAGTCGTCACTGCACTTATTGCATTATCCCCAATCTTCGGGGATCCCAGCGTTCCCGGTCCGTAGAATTGATCTGTAAGGAAGCCTCTATGCTTTTGGATAAGGGCGTTAAAGAAGTAATTCTCACAGCGGAAAATACCACGGATTACGGTCTGGATCTGGACGGACCGGATTTTCATACGGTTCTTGAAAAAACTTCAGAAACGATGGCCCAAAAAGATCCTGCCGCCTGGCTGAGATTCTTGTATACCCATCCGTGTACTTTGGATGAACGGATCATTAAAGCGGTTCAAATTCATGACAATATTTGTTCATACTATGATGTCCCCATTCAGCATGCCCATGATAAGGTCTTGAAACGAATGGGCCGCCCTTACACCCGCCAGGATCTTGCCCGGCTTTTTTCTACTATCCGACAGCTGGACCCGGATGCCGTATTACGGACCACCGTAATCGTGGGATTCCCCGGAGAAACAGACGAGCAGTTCAATGATCTGTTGGCCTTTATAGAAGAGGTGGCATTTGATCATCTGGGGGTATTTACCTATTCTGATTCCCAGGATCTGCCCTCCCATGGATTAAGCGATCATATCCCCGAAGATGTGGCGGAATTACGGCATGACACCATTATGGCCGCCCAGGCAAAGATTTCCGAAAAACGCAATGTTCGTCATGTGGGCCGTGTCTATCCTGTGCTTGTGGAAGAAAATCCCGAAGAGGGTGTATACATCGGTAGAACTCCGTTCCAGGCCCCGGAAGTGGACGGGGTGACATTTATTTATTCAGATGGACTGGACACAGGCAGCCTGGTTCAGGTAAAAATAACCGACGCATTTGAATATGATATAGCCGGGGAGATGGTGTGA
- a CDS encoding polyprenyl synthetase family protein, with product MTKNIKKEIMDLAGPDLSLVEQALEANLTPNLDLVRQVAGHLLFAGGKRLRPLLMIHAARMCGFQTGQEIEFSTIFEYLHAATLLHDDVVDGSDTRRGKPCAHTLWDAPTVVLTGDFLLATALVIAARTQSPRVIEVIAQITADMSQGEILQMEKKGNPDLTENEYNGIIERKTAVLIQGACRTGAIVAKADEEREMALKDYGWHLGMAFQMADDLLDYTATAEQLGKNPGADMREGKLTLPLIYSLGKADVRDREWMLAAMAQPEFNPEEFERLKACLTRLGGIEYTNNRALAHVQSARTALDIFPESPSKHLLELIADYSILRKV from the coding sequence GTGACAAAAAATATAAAAAAAGAGATTATGGATTTGGCCGGGCCGGACCTTTCGCTGGTGGAGCAGGCCCTTGAAGCAAATTTGACCCCGAACCTGGATTTGGTCAGGCAGGTGGCAGGCCACCTGCTGTTTGCCGGCGGTAAACGGCTGCGGCCGCTGCTTATGATTCATGCCGCCCGCATGTGCGGATTCCAGACCGGTCAGGAGATTGAGTTCTCCACTATTTTTGAGTATCTTCATGCAGCCACCTTACTCCATGATGATGTGGTGGATGGTTCTGATACCCGCCGGGGCAAACCGTGCGCCCATACCCTTTGGGATGCGCCCACGGTGGTGCTCACAGGGGATTTCCTTCTGGCGACAGCGCTTGTTATTGCCGCAAGAACACAATCCCCCCGGGTCATTGAAGTGATCGCGCAAATTACGGCAGACATGTCCCAGGGCGAAATTCTTCAGATGGAAAAGAAAGGGAATCCGGACCTCACAGAAAATGAGTACAATGGAATAATAGAACGCAAGACAGCCGTTTTGATCCAGGGGGCCTGTCGTACCGGTGCCATTGTGGCCAAGGCCGATGAGGAACGGGAAATGGCTCTTAAAGATTACGGCTGGCATCTGGGCATGGCCTTTCAGATGGCCGACGACCTGCTGGACTATACCGCCACAGCCGAACAGCTAGGCAAAAACCCCGGGGCAGATATGCGTGAAGGTAAGTTGACCTTACCCTTGATTTACAGTTTGGGAAAGGCCGATGTCCGGGACCGCGAATGGATGCTGGCTGCCATGGCCCAGCCGGAGTTTAACCCGGAAGAGTTTGAACGCCTTAAAGCGTGTTTGACCCGCCTGGGCGGCATTGAATATACAAACAACCGGGCTCTTGCCCATGTCCAGTCAGCCCGGACTGCCCTGGATATTTTTCCTGAATCCCCCTCAAAACATTTGCTGGAACTGATTGCGGATTATTCCATCCTCAGAAAGGTATGA
- a CDS encoding radical SAM protein, giving the protein MDMAAQIHQTRKAFPDFYHTMPWLSPGAARAAEAMRQELLDEISTHNQAKWEFAGTKLYTRALSPGCARCGQGTWSCLFINGICNARCFYCPSEQKDPGPPMTSSIEFERPKDYADYAKKFGIRGVAFSGGEPMINFDRIPPFLDVLGRDVPDLSHIWMYTNGTLVTTDRLKILRDNGLKEIRFDLSAVDYALDNLKKAVGIIPIVTVEIPAIPEDMERTQPLLRKLADLGVNYLNLHQIRCTHFNLPKLIRRGYTFLHGPGVAVLETELAALELIRHSLDNNIDLPINYCAFTYRQQFQKAAARKRNAAFIKKRWEDITPTGFIRNMVLSGDLELVEKISKEIERKGKKGTDWSVGKDGITIPRSLWPDSQDLSGLTLTVKYHATALRAVSSMRYPHIPVQLNENRQLIIEKDDRHQGIQITGPQIFAFAGKFLGLGDPHLNQTRPGLDPELEKEICRFENFSQGLAPYF; this is encoded by the coding sequence ATGGACATGGCCGCTCAAATCCACCAAACCCGCAAAGCATTCCCGGATTTTTACCACACCATGCCCTGGCTCTCTCCCGGGGCAGCCAGGGCAGCTGAAGCCATGCGGCAAGAATTGCTTGATGAGATATCGACCCATAACCAGGCCAAGTGGGAATTTGCCGGGACTAAACTGTATACCCGTGCCCTTTCCCCGGGTTGCGCCCGGTGTGGACAAGGTACATGGTCGTGCCTGTTCATAAACGGCATCTGCAATGCCCGATGTTTTTACTGCCCATCCGAACAAAAAGACCCGGGCCCACCCATGACAAGTTCAATTGAATTTGAGCGGCCAAAGGATTATGCAGACTATGCCAAAAAATTTGGTATCCGGGGTGTGGCGTTCAGCGGCGGAGAACCCATGATCAATTTTGACCGGATTCCCCCTTTTTTAGATGTCCTTGGTCGGGATGTGCCTGATCTTTCTCATATATGGATGTATACCAACGGTACCCTTGTTACCACCGACCGACTGAAAATTCTCAGGGACAATGGGCTAAAGGAAATTCGTTTTGATTTGTCCGCCGTGGACTATGCCCTGGACAACTTGAAAAAGGCTGTTGGAATTATCCCCATTGTGACGGTTGAAATTCCGGCGATTCCAGAGGATATGGAGAGAACTCAACCCCTTCTCAGAAAACTTGCCGATTTGGGGGTAAATTACCTTAACCTTCACCAGATCCGGTGCACCCATTTTAATCTGCCGAAACTGATCCGGCGAGGCTACACCTTTTTGCATGGTCCCGGGGTGGCTGTTCTTGAGACCGAGCTTGCGGCTTTGGAACTTATCCGGCACAGCCTGGATAATAACATAGACCTGCCCATCAATTACTGCGCATTCACTTATCGTCAGCAGTTCCAGAAAGCTGCGGCAAGAAAGCGCAATGCAGCTTTTATCAAAAAGAGATGGGAAGACATTACACCCACGGGGTTTATCAGGAATATGGTCCTTTCAGGCGACCTGGAACTGGTCGAAAAGATTTCGAAAGAGATTGAAAGAAAAGGCAAAAAAGGAACAGACTGGTCCGTCGGCAAAGATGGTATCACCATCCCCCGGAGCCTGTGGCCCGACAGCCAGGATCTTTCCGGCTTGACTCTGACCGTCAAGTACCATGCCACGGCCTTGCGCGCAGTTTCGTCAATGCGTTACCCGCACATCCCTGTTCAGCTGAATGAAAATAGGCAGCTTATCATTGAAAAGGATGACCGGCATCAGGGTATTCAAATTACCGGTCCGCAAATTTTTGCGTTTGCGGGAAAATTTCTGGGCCTCGGGGACCCCCATCTCAACCAGACACGACCCGGCCTTGATCCAGAATTGGAAAAAGAAATTTGTCGTTTTGAAAATTTTTCCCAGGGGCTTGCCCCTTATTTTTAA
- the pstS gene encoding phosphate ABC transporter substrate-binding protein PstS — MKLKSLLNVALSALLAASFMIVGSATASEIKITGAGASFPAPIYSEWFKALAKQNNGAIKVDYQSIGSGSGIKNFIGHTVDFGASDAAMKQSEIDQVPEGVQLLPMTAGEIVIAYNLPGIENLKLPRDVYPEIFLGKITKWNDPKLVAANPGVALPDTPITVVVRSDKSGTTFGFTGHLSAISSDFKSAVGQGKMVQWPATNMVKGKKNDGVASAIRQTPGAIGYTEYGFAKLTKLPTACLENKAGKFVCPGPEGGAAALANAVLPENMIVFINDPAGDASYPIATFTWMLFYKKNKSAELATALRSMVEYCLDEGQKIADKAGYIPLPESVVEKVRVASKNIQ; from the coding sequence ATGAAACTTAAATCTTTACTTAACGTTGCCTTATCCGCTCTTCTTGCGGCATCCTTCATGATTGTGGGCTCCGCAACTGCAAGTGAAATCAAAATTACCGGCGCTGGTGCAAGCTTTCCTGCTCCCATTTACAGCGAATGGTTTAAAGCCCTTGCTAAACAAAACAATGGCGCAATTAAAGTGGACTACCAGTCCATCGGTTCAGGTTCCGGCATTAAAAACTTTATCGGCCACACGGTTGACTTCGGTGCAAGTGACGCAGCCATGAAGCAAAGCGAAATTGACCAGGTTCCCGAGGGTGTTCAGCTGCTGCCCATGACCGCAGGCGAGATTGTTATTGCTTACAATTTGCCCGGCATTGAAAACCTTAAATTGCCCCGGGACGTATATCCCGAAATTTTCCTGGGCAAAATCACCAAATGGAATGACCCCAAGCTCGTTGCTGCGAACCCCGGAGTCGCCTTGCCTGATACACCCATCACCGTTGTTGTCCGTTCTGACAAATCCGGTACCACCTTTGGTTTCACCGGGCATTTAAGCGCCATCTCTTCTGATTTTAAATCTGCTGTAGGCCAGGGTAAAATGGTTCAGTGGCCCGCCACCAACATGGTAAAAGGCAAAAAGAACGATGGTGTAGCCTCCGCCATCCGCCAGACTCCCGGCGCCATCGGTTATACCGAATACGGTTTTGCCAAACTGACCAAACTGCCCACAGCATGCCTTGAAAACAAGGCCGGCAAATTTGTATGCCCTGGCCCTGAGGGTGGTGCTGCTGCTCTTGCCAATGCTGTTCTGCCTGAAAATATGATCGTGTTCATCAATGATCCGGCAGGCGATGCATCCTACCCCATTGCAACCTTCACCTGGATGCTGTTCTACAAAAAGAACAAGAGTGCAGAATTGGCCACAGCGCTTCGCAGCATGGTTGAATACTGCCTGGATGAAGGACAGAAAATTGCTGACAAAGCCGGATATATCCCCCTTCCCGAAAGTGTTGTAGAAAAAGTTAGAGTCGCTTCTAAGAACATTCAGTAA
- the pstC gene encoding phosphate ABC transporter permease subunit PstC: MADNEFLGNVGGRTLSKPPTPGDIFFDKAFRFLTRAFTWATIFLLAFIVYKVGGKALPAFPELGIKFLFTSTWDSSQNVYGILPQIWGTLYSSFLALILGGFFGITIAIFITQDFLPYKVEFALKNIIELLAAIPSVVYGLWGIYVLIPLIRPFTDFLHESLGWIPFFSTRLSGLGLFPAALVLSIMILPTVAAISQDAFKAIPHKTKEAAFGMGTTRWEAILRVMLPTASGGIFGALVLGFGRALGETMALAMLVGSMSTVTLSFFSPADTIAALLANTFPEADVGLETSALMYAACVLLLITLIVNVAGAVIVARTTPGGDAR, encoded by the coding sequence ATGGCCGACAATGAATTTTTGGGTAATGTGGGTGGCAGAACATTATCCAAACCGCCCACCCCAGGTGATATTTTTTTTGACAAAGCATTCAGGTTCCTGACCCGCGCCTTTACCTGGGCCACCATTTTTCTGCTGGCGTTCATCGTCTATAAAGTCGGCGGGAAAGCACTGCCGGCGTTCCCTGAGTTAGGCATTAAATTCCTGTTCACATCCACCTGGGATTCAAGCCAAAATGTGTACGGTATTCTGCCCCAGATTTGGGGCACTCTTTACAGTTCATTTCTTGCCCTTATTCTTGGTGGTTTTTTCGGAATCACCATTGCCATATTCATTACCCAGGATTTTCTTCCGTATAAAGTTGAATTTGCATTAAAAAATATTATTGAACTGCTTGCCGCCATCCCTAGTGTTGTTTACGGCCTATGGGGCATTTATGTTCTGATTCCCCTGATCCGTCCTTTCACGGATTTTCTGCACGAGTCCCTGGGCTGGATTCCGTTTTTTTCCACCCGGCTTTCGGGCCTGGGCCTTTTTCCGGCAGCACTGGTGCTGTCTATTATGATCCTGCCCACGGTTGCAGCCATTTCCCAGGATGCCTTTAAAGCCATACCCCATAAAACCAAGGAAGCCGCCTTTGGTATGGGGACCACCCGCTGGGAAGCTATTTTGCGCGTTATGCTGCCAACAGCCTCCGGAGGGATTTTTGGTGCGCTTGTTCTGGGCTTTGGCCGGGCGCTTGGCGAAACCATGGCCCTTGCCATGCTGGTGGGCAGTATGTCTACAGTTACCCTCTCCTTTTTCTCTCCGGCAGACACCATTGCGGCCCTTCTGGCCAACACCTTTCCCGAAGCGGACGTCGGGCTTGAAACCAGCGCGCTGATGTATGCGGCCTGTGTACTGTTATTGATTACCCTAATTGTTAATGTTGCCGGTGCTGTTATTGTTGCCAGGACAACGCCGGGAGGAGACGCAAGATGA
- the pstA gene encoding phosphate ABC transporter permease PstA, translating into MSETDLQLPQLERQPMEPRALKSIVLSAITIVCAVTACIPLFSVLFMLIYRGGKRLTFELFYSLPPGAFDAPGVGGFGNAILGTAFMVGIAGLISIPFGILAAVYLAEFDPHSKVSEIARFCAKTMTGLPSIIAGVFAYAIVVLTMGHYSAWAGGVALSLLMIPTVMLTAEEAIKMVPNPMREAAYGMGCTPAQSLVKIILPVAMPGIITGVVLAVARAAGETAPLLFTALFSESWLAPNDPTASLAVLIYNWSSSPYENLIELAWAASLILVVLVFVLNVVSRAIGGKTKL; encoded by the coding sequence ATGAGCGAAACCGATCTTCAATTACCGCAACTGGAACGTCAGCCCATGGAGCCAAGGGCGCTTAAGTCAATTGTTTTAAGCGCTATTACCATCGTTTGTGCAGTAACAGCTTGCATCCCTTTATTTTCAGTGCTCTTTATGCTGATATACCGTGGCGGTAAGCGACTGACCTTTGAATTGTTTTATTCCTTGCCCCCGGGCGCATTTGACGCCCCGGGTGTCGGCGGTTTCGGTAATGCTATTCTCGGTACCGCCTTTATGGTGGGAATTGCCGGTTTGATCAGCATCCCTTTTGGTATCCTGGCAGCGGTTTACCTGGCAGAGTTTGACCCCCACAGTAAAGTTTCCGAGATAGCCAGATTCTGCGCAAAAACTATGACCGGTCTGCCGTCTATTATTGCCGGCGTTTTTGCCTATGCGATTGTTGTCCTTACCATGGGTCATTATTCAGCCTGGGCCGGGGGTGTCGCTCTTTCCCTGCTGATGATTCCCACCGTCATGCTCACAGCCGAAGAGGCCATTAAAATGGTGCCCAATCCCATGCGTGAAGCGGCTTACGGTATGGGATGCACCCCGGCCCAGAGCCTGGTCAAGATTATTTTGCCCGTTGCCATGCCGGGCATCATCACAGGTGTTGTTCTTGCCGTGGCCAGAGCTGCCGGAGAAACGGCACCGTTGCTGTTCACAGCCCTTTTTTCCGAGAGCTGGCTTGCCCCCAATGATCCTACGGCATCTTTGGCGGTGTTGATTTACAACTGGTCATCCAGCCCTTATGAAAATCTCATTGAACTGGCCTGGGCTGCGTCACTGATCCTTGTTGTGCTGGTCTTTGTCCTTAATGTTGTCAGCCGCGCCATAGGCGGAAAGACCAAACTGTGA
- the pstB gene encoding phosphate ABC transporter ATP-binding protein PstB produces the protein MEAVKEIDANEPYENDLPADIALDCKAEQIFYGDFLAVRDSHVPIKRNQITGFIGPSGCGKSTVLKSINRMNDLIRGFRFIGDVHFHGINIYDSNIDPVSVRRNIGMVFQQPNPFSMSIFDNVAFGLRLNRYKGNMHEKVEKALRGAALWKEVKDKLKNNGLSLSGGQQQRLCIARAIATEPRVLLMDEPCSALDPIATRQIEELMVDLKKQFTVAIVTHNMQQAVRVADQTAFFSVDISKGGRTGYLVEMGPTKELFENPQEDLTKEYLHGEFS, from the coding sequence ATGGAAGCAGTAAAAGAAATTGATGCAAACGAACCCTATGAAAATGACCTGCCTGCGGATATTGCATTGGATTGCAAAGCCGAGCAGATTTTTTACGGTGACTTCCTTGCTGTCCGGGACAGTCATGTACCCATAAAAAGAAATCAGATCACAGGCTTTATCGGGCCTTCCGGTTGCGGTAAAAGTACGGTGCTCAAAAGTATAAACCGTATGAATGACCTGATCCGGGGATTCCGATTTATTGGTGATGTACATTTCCACGGCATCAATATCTATGACAGCAATATCGACCCTGTGTCGGTTCGCCGGAATATCGGCATGGTGTTTCAGCAGCCCAACCCGTTTTCAATGTCCATTTTTGACAACGTGGCCTTTGGCCTGCGCCTGAACCGGTATAAAGGAAACATGCACGAAAAGGTTGAAAAGGCGCTTCGGGGCGCGGCTTTGTGGAAAGAGGTAAAGGATAAACTTAAAAACAACGGTCTGTCCCTTTCCGGCGGCCAGCAGCAGCGTTTATGCATTGCAAGAGCTATTGCCACAGAACCCCGGGTGCTTCTCATGGACGAACCCTGCTCCGCACTGGATCCCATTGCCACCCGCCAGATTGAAGAGCTGATGGTGGATCTTAAAAAACAGTTCACCGTTGCCATTGTAACCCACAATATGCAACAGGCTGTCCGTGTGGCTGATCAGACCGCCTTTTTTTCCGTGGACATTTCCAAGGGAGGCCGTACCGGCTACCTTGTCGAAATGGGTCCCACCAAAGAGCTGTTTGAAAATCCCCAGGAAGATTTGACCAAAGAGTACCTGCACGGCGAGTTCTCCTGA